From Variovorax sp. PMC12, the proteins below share one genomic window:
- a CDS encoding nuclear transport factor 2 family protein: protein MTTLEIANQLVALCRQGKFEDAKSLYADDAVSVEAGAPPGQQREAVGLAAIEAKGKWWSDNHEVHSFKVTGPWPHDDRFIVGFEFDVTMKATGQRFKMEEAGLYTVRDGAIVREEFFYSMGG, encoded by the coding sequence ATGACCACGCTTGAAATCGCGAACCAGCTCGTCGCGCTATGCCGGCAGGGAAAGTTCGAAGACGCGAAATCGCTCTATGCCGATGACGCCGTGAGCGTCGAGGCCGGCGCCCCGCCCGGCCAGCAGCGCGAGGCGGTGGGCCTTGCGGCCATCGAGGCCAAGGGCAAGTGGTGGAGCGACAACCACGAGGTGCATTCGTTCAAGGTCACGGGCCCGTGGCCGCACGACGACCGCTTCATCGTCGGCTTCGAATTCGACGTGACCATGAAGGCCACCGGCCAGCGCTTCAAGATGGAAGAAGCGGGCCTGTACACGGTGCGCGACGGCGCGATCGTGCGGGAAGAGTTCTTCTACTCGATGGGCGGTTAG
- a CDS encoding serine hydrolase domain-containing protein, translated as MRRTHLIAWAIAQLAPLFTAACAQAEPLSFATPPAEIAARVMRDAPGSIVVGVLRQGETRFAMQRNSVAQAGPVREIAADGQPIFEVGSISKLFTGVLLAQAVERGDLSLDDTLGTLLAGQVTLPRETASVTLLQLVTHTGCLPGMLPAPPMAEGGNPFAHADRARLLAGLSTLRLDRVPPCNGPYSSLGLGLLGQVLADRYGKPWELLVQENIAVPLGMKDTMQHLGPETGRLAPGYEDRTPRAPWDFDALAGAGALRSTAADLLVFARALMAGRKGPLGAAAERALTPLGHSDIYELGYAVRIRENAGRRLYFHTGQTGGYRALLVFAPATQEAAVMVASNASAGAARMADDITLPPPAPARRRSSR; from the coding sequence ATGCGCCGCACTCACCTCATCGCATGGGCCATTGCCCAATTGGCCCCACTGTTCACCGCAGCCTGTGCGCAGGCCGAGCCGCTGAGCTTCGCCACGCCGCCGGCCGAGATCGCCGCACGCGTGATGCGCGACGCGCCCGGCAGCATCGTGGTCGGCGTATTGCGCCAGGGCGAAACACGCTTCGCGATGCAGCGCAACAGCGTCGCGCAGGCGGGCCCGGTCCGGGAGATCGCCGCCGATGGCCAGCCGATCTTCGAAGTCGGCTCGATCAGCAAGCTCTTCACGGGCGTGCTGCTGGCGCAGGCGGTCGAGCGCGGCGACCTGTCGCTCGACGACACGCTCGGCACGCTGCTGGCCGGACAGGTGACGCTGCCGCGGGAGACCGCGAGCGTCACGCTTCTCCAACTGGTCACGCACACGGGATGCCTGCCCGGCATGCTGCCGGCTCCCCCGATGGCCGAAGGCGGCAACCCGTTCGCGCACGCCGATCGCGCGCGTTTGCTTGCCGGCCTGTCGACGCTCAGGCTCGACCGCGTGCCACCCTGCAACGGCCCCTACAGCAGCCTGGGCCTCGGCCTGCTCGGGCAGGTGCTTGCGGACCGCTACGGCAAGCCCTGGGAACTGCTGGTGCAGGAGAACATCGCCGTGCCGCTGGGCATGAAGGACACGATGCAGCACCTCGGCCCCGAGACCGGCCGCCTGGCGCCCGGCTACGAGGACAGGACACCACGCGCGCCTTGGGACTTCGATGCGCTGGCGGGTGCCGGCGCGTTGCGCTCCACGGCCGCCGACCTGCTGGTGTTCGCGCGTGCGCTCATGGCCGGCCGCAAGGGTCCGCTGGGCGCCGCGGCGGAACGCGCGCTCACCCCGCTGGGCCACAGCGACATCTACGAGCTGGGCTACGCCGTGCGCATCCGCGAGAACGCCGGACGCAGGCTCTACTTCCATACGGGCCAGACCGGCGGCTATCGCGCGCTGCTGGTGTTCGCGCCGGCCACGCAGGAGGCCGCGGTGATGGTTGCCAGCAATGCGTCGGCCGGGGCGGCGCGCATGGCGGACGACATCACCCTGCCGCCGCCGGCACCCGCCAGGCGCCGATCCTCGCGCTGA
- the blaOXA gene encoding class D beta-lactamase has translation MLVRGSATVAALATAWHGGLAHAATASDAAQQERADLARHFTAAGTPGTFALFDAATAKLTLVDARRAGQRFVPASTYKIPNSLIALETGAVKDIDEVLPYGGKPQRRAEWAHDMNLRDAIRVSNLPVYQGVARRIGLARMKAWIARLHYGNEALGDVVDRFWLDGPLKISAIEQARFLARLGLRQLPLSARTQDMVHDITLVEKTPTHALHAKTGWYYKPPESLGWWVGWVTGADGGVKSFALNMDMRRDEDAPKRITIGRALLAELGVMPDASR, from the coding sequence ATGCTGGTACGCGGCAGCGCAACCGTCGCCGCTCTCGCCACCGCGTGGCATGGCGGCCTGGCCCATGCAGCCACCGCATCCGATGCTGCCCAACAGGAACGTGCGGACCTCGCCCGCCACTTCACCGCCGCGGGCACGCCCGGCACCTTCGCGCTGTTCGACGCCGCCACGGCCAAGCTCACGCTGGTCGATGCCAGGCGCGCGGGCCAGCGCTTCGTGCCCGCGTCGACCTACAAGATTCCCAACAGCCTGATCGCGCTGGAGACCGGCGCGGTGAAAGACATCGACGAAGTGCTGCCCTACGGCGGCAAGCCGCAGCGCCGCGCGGAGTGGGCGCACGACATGAACCTGCGCGACGCGATTCGCGTGTCGAACCTGCCGGTCTACCAGGGCGTGGCCCGGCGCATCGGGCTGGCGCGCATGAAGGCGTGGATCGCGCGCCTGCACTACGGCAACGAGGCGCTGGGCGACGTGGTCGACCGCTTCTGGCTCGACGGTCCGCTGAAGATTTCCGCGATCGAGCAGGCGCGCTTTCTCGCGCGGCTCGGGCTGCGCCAGCTGCCGCTGTCGGCGCGCACGCAGGACATGGTCCACGACATCACCCTCGTCGAAAAAACGCCCACGCACGCGCTGCACGCCAAGACTGGCTGGTACTACAAGCCGCCGGAATCCCTCGGCTGGTGGGTGGGCTGGGTGACGGGCGCGGACGGCGGCGTGAAGAGCTTCGCGCTCAACATGGACATGCGCCGCGACGAGGATGCGCCGAAGCGCATCACGATCGGACGTGCGCTGCTGGCCGAGCTGGGCGTGATGCCGGACGCATCGCGCTGA
- a CDS encoding DUF2848 domain-containing protein: MSLRFACEAVEADGTRTTALHTVAPSALVVAGWTGRDVAAIEHHIEELAALGVPRPSSVPLYYRVAAQLLTQSPAIEALGDQSSGEAEPVLFFSNGEWWLSVASDHTDRHVESYSVAVSKQMCAKPVAETAWRWRDIEAHQDTLELRSRIFEDGRWVDYQRGTLASIRPLAALREGMAHGGAAPEGLFMTCGTLGALPNAKGEGIRPAAQMEIELHDPLLRRRIVHRYAVEALPVVA; this comes from the coding sequence ATGAGCTTGCGTTTTGCCTGCGAAGCCGTCGAAGCCGACGGCACCCGCACCACCGCCCTGCACACCGTCGCGCCCAGCGCGCTGGTGGTGGCCGGCTGGACAGGCCGCGACGTCGCGGCCATCGAACACCACATCGAGGAACTGGCCGCGCTCGGCGTGCCGCGCCCGTCGAGCGTGCCGCTGTACTACCGCGTGGCCGCGCAGCTGCTGACGCAGTCGCCCGCCATCGAGGCGCTGGGCGACCAGAGCTCGGGCGAGGCCGAACCGGTGCTGTTCTTCTCGAACGGCGAATGGTGGCTGAGCGTGGCCTCGGACCACACCGACCGCCATGTGGAGAGCTACTCTGTCGCCGTGTCCAAGCAGATGTGCGCGAAGCCGGTGGCAGAGACCGCCTGGCGCTGGCGCGACATCGAGGCGCACCAGGACACGCTCGAGCTGCGCTCGCGCATCTTCGAGGACGGCCGCTGGGTCGACTACCAGCGCGGCACGCTGGCATCGATCCGTCCGCTGGCGGCACTGCGCGAAGGCATGGCCCATGGCGGCGCCGCGCCCGAAGGCCTGTTCATGACCTGCGGCACGCTCGGCGCGCTGCCCAACGCGAAGGGCGAAGGCATCCGCCCCGCCGCGCAGATGGAAATCGAACTGCACGACCCGCTGCTGCGCCGGCGCATCGTGCATCGCTATGCGGTCGAAGCACTGCCCGTGGTGGCCTGA
- a CDS encoding GFA family protein, whose product MKKTYTGGCHCGAVRFEADIDLSLGTLRCNCAICTQTRFWPAIVATDAFRLLEGESELSEQMLDTRNSHYIVCRHCRVRSFGVGHSPETGTTAYGVNVTCLDDADLDDLANSPIRYVDGHRGTWHVARTAIGT is encoded by the coding sequence ATGAAAAAGACCTACACCGGCGGCTGTCATTGCGGCGCCGTGCGATTCGAAGCCGACATCGACCTGAGCCTTGGCACCCTTCGGTGCAATTGCGCCATCTGCACCCAGACGCGCTTCTGGCCCGCCATCGTCGCGACCGATGCCTTCCGGCTTCTCGAAGGCGAATCCGAACTCAGCGAGCAGATGCTCGACACCCGCAACAGCCACTACATCGTCTGCAGGCACTGCCGCGTGCGCTCCTTCGGCGTGGGCCATTCGCCCGAGACCGGCACGACCGCCTACGGCGTGAACGTGACCTGCCTGGACGACGCGGACCTCGACGACCTCGCCAACTCTCCCATCCGCTACGTGGACGGGCACCGGGGCACCTGGCACGTCGCGCGCACGGCCATCGGCACCTGA
- a CDS encoding DUF4286 family protein: MTATDPLLSPENTTANINGLLFVASDVDPADDADFNRWYDREHVEERVRVPGFLSGARYFSLEGGRKYLGLYRTESLAVFRSAGYRAAFEKQTPWSVANLDRMRQPIRRVCAVQAVTGFGSGSHAVVLPLAAAANAQAPVAGAERAGRQLAAQAGFVQSYLLVPDAALSTPLPREATEGRVLQPMLVVETSSAEAARAARATAAAALDADPANGWLLALGWKLSAAELR, translated from the coding sequence ATGACTGCAACCGACCCCCTCCTCTCTCCTGAAAACACCACGGCGAACATCAACGGCCTGCTGTTCGTCGCCTCCGACGTCGACCCCGCCGACGACGCCGACTTCAACCGCTGGTACGACCGAGAACACGTGGAAGAGCGCGTGCGCGTCCCGGGCTTCCTGTCGGGCGCGCGCTACTTCTCGCTCGAGGGTGGACGCAAGTACCTGGGCCTGTACCGCACCGAATCGCTGGCGGTGTTCCGCTCCGCCGGCTACCGCGCCGCGTTCGAGAAGCAGACGCCGTGGTCGGTGGCCAACCTCGACCGCATGCGCCAGCCGATCCGCCGCGTGTGCGCCGTGCAGGCCGTCACCGGCTTCGGCAGCGGCAGCCATGCCGTGGTGCTGCCGCTGGCCGCGGCCGCCAACGCGCAGGCGCCGGTGGCCGGGGCGGAACGCGCCGGCCGCCAACTGGCAGCGCAGGCAGGCTTCGTGCAGTCGTACCTGCTCGTGCCCGACGCCGCGCTCAGCACGCCGCTGCCGCGCGAAGCCACCGAAGGCCGCGTGCTGCAGCCGATGCTGGTCGTCGAGACCAGCAGCGCCGAGGCCGCCCGCGCCGCGCGCGCCACGGCCGCCGCCGCGCTCGACGCCGACCCCGCCAACGGCTGGCTGCTCGCGCTCGGCTGGAAGCTGAGCGCGGCCGAGCTGCGCTGA
- a CDS encoding GNAT family N-acetyltransferase, whose translation MNHVLVVPTAESHFESLHRALDVVAREHKYLALTEAPPLAQSIAFYRNVIATDFPHFVAVDGDRVVGWCDVSPVFGHSRAHIGVLGIALLPEARGRGLGAKLLQAAIDKSWTRGLTRIALNVRADNLNAKALYERLGFEHEGIVRRASLIDGVYHDAHAMALLR comes from the coding sequence ATGAACCATGTCCTCGTCGTCCCCACGGCCGAATCCCATTTCGAGAGCCTGCACCGCGCGCTCGATGTGGTCGCCCGCGAGCACAAGTACCTTGCGCTGACCGAGGCGCCGCCGCTGGCGCAATCGATCGCCTTCTACCGGAACGTGATCGCCACCGACTTCCCGCACTTCGTGGCGGTCGATGGCGACAGGGTCGTCGGCTGGTGCGACGTGTCGCCGGTGTTCGGGCATTCGCGGGCGCACATCGGCGTCCTCGGCATCGCGCTATTGCCCGAGGCGCGCGGGCGGGGTCTGGGCGCCAAGTTGCTGCAGGCCGCCATCGACAAGTCCTGGACACGCGGGCTGACCCGCATTGCGCTGAACGTGCGCGCCGACAACCTGAACGCCAAGGCGCTGTACGAGCGGCTCGGCTTCGAACATGAAGGCATCGTGCGCCGCGCCAGCCTGATCGACGGCGTCTACCACGACGCCCATGCGATGGCCCTGCTTCGCTAG
- a CDS encoding amidase yields the protein MNDDFTISALRARIARGELSHEALVGQVLEAAAQPAARHVFTRLYADGALAAARHADAARKAGVALGPLAGLPVSVKDLYDIAGETTMAGSAVCAGEPAAAHDAAAVARLRTQGAAIVGKTNMTEFAFSGVGINPHHGTPHNPADAQTPRIPGGSSSGAAVSVALGLAVAGLGSDTGGSIRIPAALCGIVGFKSTQSRVPRTGAFELARSLDTVCAMARSVEDCLTVDAAIADTPLAVRRRPLQGMRLAVPRTLMFDDIEPAVAAAFDRALQTLSKAGAQMVDITLAELAEIATVNAPGGFSPVEASAVHRERFAAKRDGFDTRVAARIALGTEVRAADYIAMQDRRRDWIGRVEHAIEGFDALVCPTVPIVAPPIAALAEDAAFFKANGLLLRNTFAINLLDGCAFSLPCHAPGELPVGLMLASVRGDDARLAAVALAVESALHAR from the coding sequence ATGAACGACGACTTCACCATTTCCGCCCTGCGCGCACGCATCGCGCGCGGCGAGCTGTCGCATGAAGCGCTGGTCGGGCAAGTGCTCGAAGCGGCAGCGCAGCCCGCCGCGCGGCATGTGTTCACGCGGCTCTATGCCGATGGCGCACTCGCCGCCGCGCGCCATGCCGATGCGGCGCGCAAGGCCGGCGTGGCGCTGGGCCCGCTCGCCGGCCTGCCCGTGTCGGTCAAGGACCTCTACGACATCGCGGGCGAGACCACCATGGCCGGCTCCGCCGTGTGCGCGGGCGAGCCCGCGGCCGCGCACGACGCGGCCGCCGTCGCGCGGCTGCGCACGCAGGGCGCGGCCATCGTCGGCAAGACCAACATGACCGAGTTCGCGTTCTCCGGCGTGGGCATCAACCCGCACCACGGCACGCCGCACAACCCGGCCGACGCGCAGACGCCGCGCATCCCGGGCGGCTCGTCCTCTGGCGCGGCGGTGTCGGTGGCGCTGGGCCTCGCTGTGGCCGGGCTGGGCTCGGACACGGGCGGCTCCATCCGCATTCCCGCCGCGTTGTGCGGAATCGTCGGCTTCAAGAGCACGCAGTCGCGCGTGCCGCGAACAGGCGCCTTCGAACTCGCGCGCTCGCTCGACACCGTCTGCGCCATGGCCCGCAGCGTGGAAGACTGCCTGACGGTGGACGCCGCCATTGCCGACACGCCGCTCGCGGTGCGCCGCCGCCCGCTGCAAGGCATGCGCCTCGCGGTGCCGCGCACGCTGATGTTCGACGACATCGAGCCGGCCGTGGCCGCCGCCTTCGATCGCGCCTTGCAGACGCTGTCGAAGGCCGGCGCGCAGATGGTGGACATCACGCTGGCCGAACTCGCCGAGATCGCGACCGTCAATGCGCCCGGCGGCTTCTCGCCCGTCGAGGCCTCGGCCGTGCACCGCGAGCGCTTCGCCGCGAAGCGCGACGGCTTCGACACCCGCGTGGCCGCGCGCATTGCGCTGGGCACCGAGGTGCGCGCCGCCGACTACATCGCCATGCAGGACCGCCGGCGCGACTGGATCGGCCGCGTCGAGCACGCCATCGAAGGCTTCGACGCCCTGGTGTGCCCGACGGTGCCCATCGTCGCGCCGCCCATCGCCGCGCTCGCGGAAGACGCGGCCTTCTTCAAGGCCAACGGCCTGCTGCTGCGCAACACCTTCGCGATCAACCTGCTGGACGGCTGCGCATTCAGCCTGCCCTGCCATGCGCCGGGCGAACTGCCGGTGGGGCTGATGCTGGCCTCGGTGCGCGGCGACGATGCAAGGCTGGCGGCCGTGGCGCTGGCCGTGGAATCCGCGCTGCACGCACGCTGA
- a CDS encoding VOC family protein, with the protein MKKPVRIGRAPLHPASTPTTPQDEALACSKPWDTLEETASPDVRYCGDCRKNVSWVDTPEQMHAAAMQDLCIAVEQGSLHFKERNDTMSQSPAARQLATVTLLVRDYDEAIRFFTEALHFELLEDTPRGPGKRWVVVAPARNAGAALLLAKAVTDDQEAGIGKQAGGRVFLFLHTSDFASDHAHMTSHGVRFLEEPRHEPHGTVAVFQDLCGNKWDLIQPNDDA; encoded by the coding sequence ATGAAGAAGCCCGTCCGCATCGGCCGCGCGCCTCTTCATCCGGCTTCCACGCCGACGACGCCACAAGACGAGGCCCTGGCGTGCTCCAAGCCATGGGACACGCTCGAAGAAACGGCCTCGCCCGACGTTCGATACTGCGGCGATTGCCGGAAGAACGTGTCCTGGGTGGACACGCCGGAGCAGATGCATGCCGCGGCCATGCAAGACCTCTGCATCGCTGTCGAGCAAGGCAGCCTTCATTTCAAAGAGCGCAATGACACCATGAGCCAATCCCCCGCCGCACGCCAACTTGCCACCGTCACCCTGCTCGTGCGCGACTACGACGAAGCCATCCGCTTCTTCACCGAAGCGCTGCACTTCGAGCTGCTCGAAGACACACCGCGCGGACCCGGCAAGCGCTGGGTGGTGGTCGCACCCGCGCGCAATGCGGGTGCGGCGCTGCTGCTGGCCAAGGCAGTGACCGACGACCAGGAAGCCGGCATCGGCAAGCAGGCCGGCGGCCGCGTCTTCCTGTTCCTTCACACCTCGGACTTTGCGTCCGACCACGCCCACATGACATCGCACGGCGTCCGCTTCCTCGAGGAGCCGCGCCACGAGCCGCACGGCACCGTGGCGGTCTTCCAGGACCTCTGCGGCAACAAATGGGACCTGATCCAACCCAACGACGACGCCTAG
- a CDS encoding MFS transporter, producing MTEHVLPTPAASGTAPDAPSAKMGRLAMASSIGTTLEWYDFTVYNIMAALVFNAVFFPSFDPLTGTILAFSTYAVGYISRPLGGVVFGHLGDRLGRRFVLVATLVIMGVSTGLMGLLPTYAAWGIWAPVALVALRFVQGVALGGEWAGAVLLSMEHGKPDERGRNASFTQVGPSCGTLIGTGFIAIVSAWLSPEDFQSWGWRIPFISSVALVLFGLWLRRGVDETPVFREMEEKKATAKTPIKEVLTQHWRRLLVAGGSRIGSDVLYALVVVFTLTYVTTVLHLSRPLALTATMIGAACNAIAVPWFGSLSDRIGRRPVYIAGALLGMAWAFVFFVLMDSAHPVAICAAVVVGLLIHAMMYGPQAAFVTEQFPGRVRYAGASLAYTLAGILGGGFAPLIIASLFKSWGSTVAVSLYVVAALGVTLVALVVARETAKRPLES from the coding sequence ATGACCGAACATGTTCTTCCCACGCCGGCCGCCTCCGGCACCGCGCCCGATGCGCCGTCCGCCAAGATGGGCCGGCTGGCCATGGCCAGCTCCATCGGCACCACGCTGGAGTGGTACGACTTCACCGTCTACAACATCATGGCGGCGCTGGTCTTCAACGCGGTGTTCTTCCCGTCGTTCGACCCGCTGACCGGCACCATCCTGGCCTTCTCGACCTACGCGGTCGGCTACATCTCGCGCCCGCTGGGCGGCGTGGTGTTCGGCCACCTCGGCGACCGGCTGGGCCGGCGCTTCGTGCTGGTGGCCACGCTGGTCATCATGGGCGTGTCCACCGGGCTGATGGGCCTGCTGCCCACCTACGCGGCCTGGGGCATCTGGGCGCCCGTGGCGCTGGTGGCGCTGCGCTTCGTGCAGGGCGTGGCGCTCGGCGGCGAATGGGCCGGCGCGGTGCTGCTGTCGATGGAACACGGCAAGCCCGACGAGCGCGGCCGCAATGCCTCGTTCACGCAGGTCGGCCCGTCGTGCGGCACGCTGATCGGCACCGGCTTCATCGCCATCGTGTCGGCATGGCTAAGCCCTGAAGACTTCCAGAGCTGGGGCTGGCGCATTCCGTTCATCTCCAGCGTGGCGCTGGTGCTGTTCGGCCTGTGGCTGCGCCGCGGGGTCGACGAGACGCCGGTGTTCCGCGAGATGGAAGAAAAGAAGGCCACCGCCAAGACGCCCATCAAGGAAGTGCTCACGCAGCACTGGCGCCGCCTGCTGGTGGCCGGCGGCTCGCGCATCGGCTCCGACGTGCTGTATGCGCTGGTGGTGGTGTTCACACTGACCTACGTGACGACGGTGCTGCACCTGTCGCGTCCGCTGGCGCTCACCGCCACGATGATCGGCGCGGCCTGCAACGCGATCGCGGTGCCGTGGTTCGGCAGCCTATCGGACCGCATCGGCCGCCGCCCGGTCTACATTGCCGGCGCGCTGCTGGGCATGGCGTGGGCCTTCGTGTTCTTCGTGCTGATGGACAGCGCGCACCCGGTGGCCATCTGCGCGGCCGTGGTGGTGGGCCTGCTGATCCACGCGATGATGTACGGCCCGCAGGCCGCTTTCGTGACCGAGCAGTTCCCCGGCCGCGTGCGCTATGCCGGCGCCTCGCTGGCCTACACGCTGGCGGGCATCCTGGGCGGCGGCTTCGCGCCGCTGATCATCGCCAGCCTGTTCAAGTCTTGGGGCAGCACGGTGGCCGTGTCGCTTTACGTGGTGGCCGCGCTGGGCGTCACGCTGGTCGCCCTGGTGGTGGCGCGCGAGACGGCCAAGCGCCCGCTGGAAAGCTGA
- a CDS encoding LysR family transcriptional regulator: MNTRFVEAFLWAARLGSFRAASDRLHITQAAVSNRVASLEEDIGARLFERDARELRLTPVGVRLMDYGERLLELRREIVSLGRPREDLLGLVRIGAIETVVHTWLLGFLTNLRSTYPGIEVQLTSETTLALHRGLREGALDIALQTDHIAGAGIVSTPCLPMPMGWVGAPAAEPAQTVDQLLRQPVLTMSPGSQPHEALKNLYRSVGIPLGKVHCVSSISALARLVKAGFGNALVPLPPVYEYVAAGDVRIIECDALISPQRLVVSHLEAADSDAIRLVAELACRASDQFTASANAPTWRGTTEG, translated from the coding sequence ATGAACACAAGATTTGTCGAAGCCTTCCTCTGGGCCGCGCGGCTGGGCAGCTTCCGCGCTGCCAGCGACCGGCTCCACATCACGCAGGCGGCCGTGTCCAACCGCGTCGCCTCCCTCGAAGAAGACATCGGCGCGCGCCTGTTCGAACGCGATGCGCGCGAGCTGCGGCTCACCCCGGTCGGCGTGCGGCTCATGGACTACGGCGAACGGCTGCTCGAGCTGCGCCGCGAGATCGTCTCGCTCGGCCGCCCGCGCGAAGACCTACTCGGCCTCGTGCGCATCGGTGCCATCGAAACAGTGGTGCACACCTGGCTGCTGGGTTTTCTGACCAACCTGCGCTCCACCTATCCGGGCATCGAGGTGCAGCTGACCTCCGAGACCACGCTGGCCCTGCATCGCGGCCTGCGCGAAGGCGCGCTCGACATCGCGCTGCAGACCGACCACATCGCCGGCGCGGGCATCGTGAGCACGCCCTGCCTGCCGATGCCGATGGGCTGGGTCGGCGCGCCGGCGGCGGAGCCGGCGCAGACCGTCGACCAGCTGCTGCGCCAGCCCGTGCTGACCATGAGCCCTGGCTCGCAGCCGCACGAGGCGCTGAAGAACCTCTACCGCTCCGTCGGCATTCCGCTGGGCAAGGTGCATTGCGTGAGCTCGATCTCCGCGCTGGCGCGGCTGGTGAAGGCGGGCTTCGGCAATGCGCTGGTGCCGCTGCCGCCGGTGTACGAATACGTGGCCGCCGGCGACGTGCGAATCATCGAGTGCGACGCGCTCATCTCGCCGCAGCGGCTGGTGGTGAGCCACCTGGAAGCGGCCGATTCCGACGCCATCCGCCTGGTGGCCGAGCTGGCCTGCCGCGCGTCGGACCAGTTCACGGCCTCCGCCAACGCACCAACCTGGCGCGGAACGACAGAGGGTTAA
- a CDS encoding DUF2277 domain-containing protein: protein MCRSIKTLYNFEPPATEQEIRAAALQFVRKLSGFSVPSKANEEAFERAVEEVAATAARLLESMVTTAEPKDRAVEAERARARSAARFGAAPEQGR from the coding sequence ATGTGCCGCAGCATCAAGACCCTCTACAACTTCGAGCCCCCCGCCACCGAGCAGGAGATCCGCGCCGCCGCGTTGCAGTTCGTGCGCAAGCTCAGCGGCTTCAGCGTGCCGTCGAAGGCCAACGAGGAGGCCTTCGAACGGGCTGTTGAAGAAGTGGCGGCAACCGCGGCGCGGCTGCTCGAATCGATGGTCACCACGGCCGAGCCCAAGGACCGCGCGGTCGAGGCCGAGCGCGCCAGGGCCCGGTCGGCCGCCCGGTTCGGCGCGGCACCGGAACAGGGCCGGTAA
- a CDS encoding thrombospondin type 3 repeat-containing protein has product MATKTLALILAASAVLAGCVTPVYDRPPPPRPQADRDRDGVPNRYDRDRDGDGVPNRYDRAPNNPNRN; this is encoded by the coding sequence ATGGCAACGAAAACACTGGCGCTGATCCTGGCCGCCTCGGCCGTCCTGGCCGGCTGCGTGACCCCGGTCTACGACCGCCCGCCGCCGCCGCGCCCGCAGGCCGACCGCGATCGCGACGGCGTGCCCAACCGCTACGACCGCGACAGGGACGGCGACGGCGTGCCCAACCGCTACGACCGCGCGCCGAACAATCCGAACCGCAACTGA
- a CDS encoding LysE family translocator, protein MPIELWLAFVAASVVLLIIPGPTILTVISYSMSHGRRANVPLVAAVALGDSTALVVSLLGLGALLSASAFWFTVVKWAGGLYLLYLGIKLLRAGISPSEMARPAAPVSRWRLFANTYLVTALNPKGIVFFVAFLPQFISPSADVTRQMWVLSLTFVALATTNATLYAVFAASARKLLSSPRAQRRFNLAGGSLLSAAGVWALMARRPG, encoded by the coding sequence ATGCCCATCGAACTCTGGCTCGCCTTCGTCGCGGCCTCCGTCGTCCTGCTGATCATTCCGGGGCCGACCATCCTCACGGTCATCAGCTATTCGATGTCGCACGGCCGCCGCGCCAACGTGCCGCTGGTGGCCGCCGTGGCGCTCGGCGATTCCACGGCGCTGGTGGTGTCGCTGCTGGGCCTGGGCGCACTGCTCTCGGCTTCGGCCTTCTGGTTCACCGTGGTGAAGTGGGCAGGGGGCCTTTACCTGCTGTACCTGGGCATCAAGCTGCTGCGCGCCGGCATCTCGCCCAGCGAAATGGCCAGGCCGGCGGCACCTGTGTCGCGCTGGCGGCTGTTCGCCAACACCTATCTGGTGACGGCGCTCAACCCCAAGGGCATCGTTTTCTTCGTGGCTTTCCTGCCGCAGTTCATCAGCCCGTCGGCGGACGTGACGCGCCAGATGTGGGTGCTGTCGCTGACCTTCGTGGCGCTGGCCACGACCAACGCCACGCTCTACGCAGTGTTCGCGGCCTCGGCGCGAAAGCTGCTGTCGTCGCCACGCGCACAGCGGCGCTTCAACCTTGCCGGCGGCTCGCTGCTGAGCGCCGCCGGCGTCTGGGCGCTGATGGCGCGCAGGCCCGGCTGA